In the Enterococcus saigonensis genome, one interval contains:
- a CDS encoding SIS domain-containing protein, giving the protein MLKFNEQKQIDDIQGALELRPEVEKIVDNVWEKGFDNLYYLGIGGTYASAMQAVTYINGKSNLPAYVQHAAEYYTTGNKRLTKDSVVVLSSVTGTTQEVVKAVDEIKEVGATLIGFIDTENSPLAKKCDHVITYPAPGTEQIKFFMVADRLMKNNGEFDDYEDYYKELEAHLAKGLVEAEKQADAFGLAFAEKHRHDAMHYFIGAGNQWGAVYSYAMCYWEEQSWLRSKSIHAAEFLHGTLEIVDETTPVTLFLGEDEQRPLAERVKNLLPRICGNYTFIDSKDYAVEGISEKYRGRVLSFLLMHCVTQRIDAHVEKLNCHPLEIRRYYRQFDY; this is encoded by the coding sequence ATGTTAAAATTCAACGAACAAAAACAAATTGACGACATCCAAGGAGCTTTGGAGTTACGTCCAGAAGTAGAAAAGATTGTGGATAATGTGTGGGAAAAAGGTTTTGATAATCTTTATTATTTAGGTATTGGCGGGACGTATGCTTCTGCGATGCAAGCTGTAACATATATTAACGGTAAAAGTAATTTACCAGCTTACGTGCAACATGCAGCAGAATACTATACAACTGGCAACAAACGGTTAACAAAAGATTCAGTGGTTGTTTTGTCTTCTGTGACCGGAACGACGCAAGAAGTAGTAAAAGCTGTTGATGAAATTAAAGAAGTCGGTGCAACACTAATTGGCTTTATCGATACTGAAAATAGTCCATTAGCAAAAAAATGTGATCATGTGATTACGTACCCAGCCCCAGGCACAGAGCAAATTAAATTCTTTATGGTAGCAGATCGTTTGATGAAAAATAATGGTGAATTTGACGATTATGAAGACTACTACAAAGAATTGGAGGCTCATCTTGCAAAAGGGTTAGTGGAAGCCGAAAAACAAGCGGATGCTTTTGGTTTAGCATTTGCAGAAAAACACCGGCATGATGCAATGCATTACTTCATCGGTGCAGGTAATCAATGGGGGGCCGTGTATTCTTATGCAATGTGTTATTGGGAAGAACAAAGCTGGTTGCGTTCAAAATCAATTCACGCTGCCGAATTTTTACATGGTACCTTAGAAATCGTAGATGAAACCACACCAGTAACCCTTTTCCTAGGTGAAGATGAACAGCGCCCCTTAGCAGAACGGGTGAAAAATTTATTACCACGTATTTGTGGCAATTACACATTTATTGATTCAAAAGATTATGCAGTTGAAGGGATCAGTGAAAAATATCGTGGCCGGGTGTTATCTTTCTTGTTAATGCACTGTGTTACGCAACGAATTGATGCCCATGTGGAAAAATTAAATTGTCATCCGTTAGAAATTCGTCGTTACTACCGTCAATTTGACTATTAA
- the glmU gene encoding bifunctional UDP-N-acetylglucosamine diphosphorylase/glucosamine-1-phosphate N-acetyltransferase GlmU yields MTERYGIILAAGKGTRMKSKLYKVLHPVCGKPMVEHIINRVEETQPKEIITIVGHGAEMVKEQLGNRSEYALQAEQLGTGHAVMQAAQFLEGKKGTTLVISGDTPLLTTATLNNLFEYHQGKNASATILTAQAPNPAGYGRIIRDHVGIVEKIVEQKDASPEEARVKEINTGTYCFDNELLFDALGKLNTDNAQGEYYLTDIIEILKSEGKIVAAYQTEDFDESLGVNDRVALAEANRIMRNRINHQHMVNGVSFINPAATYIDAGVEIGAETVIEPGVYLKGQTVIGNECLITSGSEIVDSKIGDHVIVKSSCIEESVVHNHVDIGPFAHLRPKAEIKETAHIGNFVEVKNAEVGEGTKVGHLTYVGDATLGKEINVGCGVVFVNYDGKNKHHTTVGDNAFIGSASNLVAPINVGAGAFIAAGSTINQDVPKDAMGIARARQVNKEDYAKKLPYHN; encoded by the coding sequence ATGACAGAGCGTTACGGAATTATTTTAGCGGCGGGCAAAGGTACACGCATGAAATCAAAATTATATAAAGTTTTACACCCAGTTTGTGGAAAACCAATGGTAGAACACATTATTAACCGTGTGGAAGAAACACAACCAAAGGAAATCATTACAATTGTCGGACACGGCGCTGAAATGGTAAAAGAACAATTAGGCAATCGTAGTGAATATGCCTTACAAGCAGAGCAACTTGGCACTGGTCATGCGGTGATGCAAGCAGCGCAATTTTTAGAAGGCAAAAAAGGGACAACACTGGTAATCAGTGGTGATACGCCACTTTTGACAACAGCGACATTAAATAATTTATTTGAATATCACCAAGGAAAAAACGCAAGTGCAACAATTTTAACTGCACAAGCACCAAATCCAGCAGGTTATGGTAGAATTATCCGCGATCATGTTGGCATTGTGGAAAAGATTGTGGAACAAAAAGATGCCTCACCAGAGGAAGCACGGGTAAAAGAAATTAATACTGGCACCTATTGTTTTGATAACGAATTGCTTTTTGATGCGTTGGGTAAATTAAACACGGATAATGCGCAAGGAGAATATTACTTAACCGATATTATTGAAATTTTAAAATCTGAAGGCAAAATTGTAGCGGCTTACCAAACAGAAGATTTTGATGAATCACTTGGTGTTAATGATCGAGTAGCTTTAGCAGAGGCAAATCGGATTATGCGTAATCGCATTAATCATCAACATATGGTAAATGGGGTTAGTTTCATTAATCCTGCGGCAACCTATATTGATGCTGGCGTGGAAATTGGTGCTGAAACGGTAATTGAACCAGGCGTTTATCTAAAAGGTCAGACTGTTATTGGCAATGAATGTTTAATTACATCTGGTTCTGAAATTGTGGATAGTAAAATTGGTGATCATGTAATTGTGAAGTCTTCTTGCATTGAAGAAAGTGTTGTACACAATCATGTGGATATTGGCCCATTTGCTCATTTACGGCCAAAAGCTGAAATTAAAGAAACTGCCCATATTGGCAACTTTGTTGAAGTGAAAAATGCAGAGGTTGGCGAAGGTACCAAAGTTGGTCATTTAACTTATGTAGGAGACGCAACTTTAGGAAAAGAAATTAATGTCGGTTGTGGCGTTGTTTTTGTGAACTATGACGGTAAAAATAAACATCATACCACAGTTGGCGATAATGCGTTTATTGGTTCGGCTTCTAACTTGGTTGCGCCAATTAATGTTGGTGCAGGCGCATTTATCGCGGCTGGTTCAACGATTAATCAAGACGTACCAAAAGATGCAATGGGAATTGCCCGCGCACGCCAAGTCAATAAAGAAGATTATGCAAAAAAATTACCATATCATAACTAA
- a CDS encoding ribose-phosphate diphosphokinase, producing the protein MSNHYFDPRLKIFALNSNRPLAEKIAEAVGVELGKCSVNQFSDGEIQVNIEESIRGAHVYVIQSTSSPVNDNLMELLIMIDALKRASAKTINVVMPYYGYARQDRKARSREPITAKLVANMIEKAGANRVLTLDLHAAQIQGFFDIPVDHLMGAPLIANYFLEKGISGDDVVVVSPDHGGVTRARKLAEFLKAPIAIIDKRRPKANVAEVMNIIGHVEGKICVLIDDMIDTAGTITLAANALKEAGAKSVYASCTHPVLSGPAMQRIQDSAIERCVVTDSINLPEDRRIEKIDEISVGPLMGEAIKRIHENKPVSPLFETKQPTK; encoded by the coding sequence ATGTCAAATCATTATTTCGATCCAAGATTGAAGATTTTTGCCTTGAATTCAAATCGTCCTTTGGCGGAAAAAATCGCGGAGGCGGTCGGTGTCGAATTAGGAAAATGCTCAGTAAACCAATTTAGTGATGGCGAAATTCAAGTCAACATTGAAGAAAGTATTCGGGGTGCTCACGTCTATGTAATTCAGTCCACATCAAGTCCTGTCAACGATAACTTGATGGAATTATTAATTATGATTGATGCCTTAAAACGAGCAAGTGCCAAAACAATTAACGTGGTGATGCCTTATTACGGTTATGCACGACAAGATAGAAAGGCACGTTCAAGAGAACCAATTACTGCAAAATTAGTTGCAAACATGATTGAAAAAGCAGGCGCAAACCGCGTCTTAACTTTAGATTTACATGCGGCGCAAATCCAAGGATTCTTTGATATTCCAGTGGATCATTTAATGGGCGCACCGTTGATTGCTAACTATTTCTTAGAAAAGGGAATTTCAGGAGACGATGTCGTTGTGGTTTCGCCAGATCACGGTGGTGTAACACGGGCCCGTAAATTGGCTGAATTTTTAAAAGCGCCAATTGCTATCATTGACAAACGTCGTCCAAAAGCAAACGTTGCTGAAGTCATGAATATTATTGGGCATGTAGAGGGTAAAATTTGTGTCTTGATTGATGATATGATTGATACAGCAGGTACGATTACACTTGCTGCGAATGCTTTAAAAGAAGCTGGTGCAAAAAGTGTTTATGCTTCATGTACGCATCCTGTATTATCTGGTCCAGCAATGCAAAGAATTCAAGACTCAGCGATTGAACGTTGCGTTGTAACAGATTCAATTAATTTGCCTGAAGATCGCCGCATTGAAAAAATTGATGAAATCTCTGTAGGTCCTTTAATGGGAGAGGCCATCAAACGTATTCACGAAAATAAACCTGTTAGTCCGTTGTTTGAAACAAAACAACCAACAAAATAA
- the thiT gene encoding energy-coupled thiamine transporter ThiT — protein sequence MAKKMELQVWVEGTVIAAAAMALSFIPIQTANAAFDLSLGMVPLVLYSYRRGLIPGLVAGFVWGLLSIVIGTAMKNFVSVPQIIFEYPFAFAFGGFGGIFAKRIQTAMGQHSNRAILYVVFGSIVAAFARWFWHFWAGVFVWGAYAPEGMNPYMYSFVINGASMLANAVYVAVVLGILVKVAPQLFIPKGSPFTSIMRSK from the coding sequence ATGGCAAAAAAAATGGAATTACAAGTCTGGGTGGAAGGAACAGTAATTGCCGCTGCAGCAATGGCGTTATCATTTATCCCAATCCAAACGGCAAATGCGGCGTTTGATTTATCATTAGGGATGGTTCCGCTAGTTTTATATTCCTATCGGCGAGGATTGATTCCTGGGCTAGTAGCAGGGTTTGTTTGGGGATTATTAAGTATTGTGATTGGAACAGCGATGAAAAATTTTGTTTCTGTGCCACAAATTATTTTTGAGTACCCCTTTGCGTTTGCCTTTGGCGGGTTTGGTGGTATTTTTGCTAAAAGAATTCAAACCGCAATGGGGCAACATAGCAATCGAGCGATTTTGTATGTCGTCTTTGGCAGCATTGTGGCAGCTTTCGCCCGTTGGTTTTGGCACTTTTGGGCAGGCGTGTTCGTTTGGGGAGCATACGCACCAGAAGGAATGAATCCTTATATGTATTCTTTTGTTATTAATGGTGCTTCCATGTTAGCAAATGCTGTTTATGTAGCCGTAGTATTGGGGATTTTGGTGAAAGTGGCACCCCAACTATTTATACCAAAGGGCAGTCCTTTTACTTCCATTATGCGATCAAAATAA
- a CDS encoding class A sortase, which produces MKKKSRVKNWLINLLLLLLLLVGVGLTFNNQIKNFLIEKNGEKYAVSEVTAAEIEKNQKKSASFDFDAVVPSSSQAVFKAQFTNRDLPTIGGIAVPKVGINLPIFKGLANEALLWGAGTLEPNQKMGEGNYALASHRAYEPELLFTPLEKVKKGDTIYLTDLKNIYTYETKIIVRVQPTEVQYLDVIKGKKLVTLITCGEIEGITRTIVQGELKDVTPVKEATKEMRDAFALKSKTY; this is translated from the coding sequence ATGAAAAAAAAGTCGCGTGTGAAAAACTGGCTGATTAATTTATTGTTATTATTATTACTTTTAGTAGGAGTTGGCTTGACGTTTAACAATCAAATCAAAAATTTTCTAATTGAAAAGAATGGTGAAAAATATGCTGTCTCGGAAGTAACAGCAGCTGAAATTGAAAAAAATCAAAAAAAGTCAGCTTCTTTTGACTTTGACGCAGTCGTGCCGTCTAGTAGCCAGGCGGTATTTAAAGCGCAATTCACCAATCGCGATTTGCCGACAATTGGTGGTATTGCTGTGCCTAAAGTGGGCATTAATCTGCCTATTTTTAAAGGACTTGCAAACGAAGCATTATTATGGGGAGCTGGGACTTTAGAGCCAAATCAGAAAATGGGAGAAGGCAACTATGCCTTGGCGTCTCATCGAGCGTATGAACCGGAATTATTATTTACCCCCTTAGAAAAGGTGAAAAAAGGGGATACCATTTATTTGACGGATTTAAAAAATATCTATACGTATGAAACGAAAATTATTGTGCGAGTACAACCAACTGAAGTGCAATATTTAGATGTTATCAAAGGGAAAAAACTTGTCACGCTGATCACCTGTGGCGAAATCGAAGGGATCACACGAACCATTGTCCAAGGAGAATTAAAAGATGTCACGCCAGTTAAAGAGGCAACTAAAGAAATGCGGGATGCCTTTGCTTTGAAATCAAAAACATATTAA
- a CDS encoding patatin-like phospholipase family protein, protein MQTTKLYPSDFTDYKLVFKRSCQGLPFFASNSAAKEDMRQKIKEQKGWQITKHNLTIFLAGKVAADNFFDLDNFLWDSEETSSRQQLLQLLDNFCREKFFSGLRFEVATKELTTENLNWLLDNGFQVNQSLFSRKCQYQSALVLVGGGARGAYQIGVWQALQELDIPFSIVTGTSVGALNGGLILLADLKAASQLWESLSTDQVLQFPAAAADNHALNLLLRQIRSLTYTALRENGASTEPLNHLIQRTFDEEKMLQSQKDLYICTTRLPDFSEKVYHFQKEQLTTALHWLSASASFYPAMKATEIAGDYYIDGGYRNNVPVDVAVEQGATECIIVDVKGPGFTKKYRPPQNVATISLSSPWTLGSFLVFDPQRSKRNLRLGYLETLKYFQRYTGFWYTFAKEEFNKLWWEFCRRLRKKQDPLWQIIKAPYFWRKLETVYGKKVAFETAGLSLAELSGVWLNILPDEIYQEKTFIAQVKRVSTNQIGEFDAALSVSEWLHLYRERLVAWSDSRLFLSFLQLQGFPFNLPQILLENLAVSIVTAEFCKYLFKGDQEE, encoded by the coding sequence ATGCAGACGACGAAACTATATCCTTCTGATTTTACCGACTATAAACTTGTCTTTAAACGCAGTTGTCAAGGACTGCCTTTTTTTGCAAGTAATAGCGCTGCCAAAGAAGATATGAGACAAAAAATTAAAGAGCAAAAGGGATGGCAGATAACAAAACACAATTTGACGATTTTTTTAGCGGGCAAAGTAGCAGCAGATAACTTCTTTGATTTGGATAATTTTTTATGGGACAGCGAGGAAACGAGTAGTCGTCAGCAATTGTTGCAGTTGTTGGATAATTTTTGCCGGGAGAAATTTTTTAGCGGGTTACGATTTGAAGTTGCGACAAAAGAATTGACCACAGAAAATCTCAATTGGCTTTTAGATAATGGTTTTCAAGTAAATCAAAGTCTATTTAGCCGGAAATGTCAGTATCAAAGTGCACTAGTTTTAGTTGGAGGCGGAGCAAGAGGTGCTTATCAAATTGGGGTCTGGCAGGCTTTGCAGGAGTTAGACATCCCTTTTTCAATTGTAACTGGAACTTCTGTTGGGGCTTTAAACGGGGGGTTAATTTTGCTAGCGGATTTAAAGGCAGCCAGTCAACTTTGGGAAAGTTTGAGTACCGATCAAGTATTACAATTTCCCGCTGCAGCAGCCGATAATCATGCACTAAACTTATTACTGCGACAAATTCGGTCTCTTACATATACAGCCCTGCGGGAAAATGGAGCGAGTACAGAACCTTTAAATCATTTAATACAACGCACTTTTGATGAGGAAAAGATGTTGCAAAGTCAAAAAGATTTATATATTTGTACAACTCGACTGCCAGATTTTAGTGAAAAAGTGTATCATTTTCAAAAAGAACAATTGACCACTGCGCTTCATTGGTTAAGCGCTTCAGCTTCTTTTTATCCTGCTATGAAAGCTACCGAAATTGCGGGAGATTACTATATTGATGGTGGCTATCGTAACAATGTGCCAGTTGATGTTGCGGTAGAACAGGGTGCAACAGAATGTATTATAGTGGATGTAAAAGGTCCAGGTTTTACCAAGAAATATCGACCACCCCAAAATGTTGCGACGATTTCCTTAAGCTCACCTTGGACTTTGGGTAGTTTTTTAGTGTTTGATCCCCAACGCTCCAAACGTAATCTGCGGCTAGGGTATTTGGAGACGCTGAAATATTTTCAGCGGTATACCGGTTTTTGGTATACTTTTGCTAAAGAAGAGTTTAATAAGTTGTGGTGGGAGTTTTGTCGACGATTACGTAAAAAGCAAGATCCTTTATGGCAAATTATTAAGGCACCTTATTTTTGGCGTAAGCTAGAAACTGTCTATGGAAAAAAAGTAGCTTTTGAAACAGCAGGATTATCTTTAGCAGAACTTAGTGGGGTTTGGCTGAATATTTTGCCTGATGAAATTTATCAAGAAAAGACGTTTATTGCACAAGTTAAACGTGTAAGTACAAATCAAATAGGAGAGTTTGACGCAGCCTTATCTGTAAGTGAATGGCTACATCTATACCGCGAACGTTTGGTTGCTTGGTCAGACTCCCGTTTATTTTTATCCTTTTTGCAATTGCAAGGCTTCCCTTTTAATTTGCCTCAGATTTTATTGGAAAATTTGGCAGTTAGTATTGTAACTGCTGAATTTTGTAAATATTTGTTTAAAGGCGATCAAGAAGAGTAA
- a CDS encoding YdbC family protein — translation MAQAFSYEILEEIAVLSENDKGWRKELNIVSWNGRPPKFDLRDWGPEHEKMGKGITLSNEEFAALQQALKLMD, via the coding sequence ATGGCACAAGCATTCTCATATGAAATTTTAGAAGAAATTGCAGTCTTATCTGAAAACGACAAAGGCTGGCGTAAGGAATTAAATATTGTGAGCTGGAATGGTCGACCGCCAAAATTTGACTTGCGGGACTGGGGCCCAGAGCATGAGAAAATGGGAAAAGGCATTACTTTAAGTAATGAAGAATTTGCGGCTTTACAACAAGCATTAAAATTGATGGACTAG